The genomic segment CAATCATTTCAAAGATATTGATATTAATTTTCTAATAATTGCTTGGCGAGGTTTCTCTGGAAATGAAGGTAAACCCACAGAAGAAGGCCTTTATATTGATGCTCGTAGCGCAGTTAACTGGATTATTAATAAAGGAGTAAAAGAAGAAAATATAATATTATATGGAGAGTCTTTGGGCACAGGTATTGCAACTGAAATTGCACAAAATAAAAAATATGGTGGATTAATTTTAGAAACGCCGTTTACTTCAATGGTAGCTGCTGCAAAAAATTTTTATCCATACTTACCTGTAAGTATTTTGTTAAAAGATAGATATGAAAATGATAAAAAAATAGAAAACATAAATATGCCAATAATGGTTTTACATGGAAAAAAAGATACAATTGTTCCATTTGCAATGGGTCAAAAAATTTTTGAAATATCCAAAGAACCTAAATATTCCTACTTTACAGAATATGACAATCATATGATGGAATATGATGAACAGCTTATAACTGCTTTAAAAAGATTTTTTACAAGTTTAAATTAAGCCACAATCTAAACAAATATAATTCTAAATTTCGTTTTATATCTTTAAGATGAAAAAATTTTTTATTTTAATCATTTTAATATTGAATACTTTTAACGTTGTATTTGCAAAAGATTATGAATTTAAAGCTGAAGATCTATTTTATTTAGATCAAATGAATTCACACAATCAAGATTTTGCATTGTATTTTAAATCTAGAGAAAAATCAGTTTTAGCAAGAGGTGAAACTGCTAATTATATTAATGATTATCCCAAAGATCTTTATATTTATGATTATAAATCAAAAAAATCATCTCCTCTAATTTCATATGAATGGTTTCCTGCTCAGGCAAGATATTATTTAGAAGAGTACGATTTTCCAGTTTTTCCAGATGATTTTGCTTATTATTTACTTAAAGATAATCAAACTCTAATAATGATAAGTGCTGTTAAAAGTTTAAGAGCTAATTTTAAATTTGATATAAATAAAAAAAAATTAGAGCTTTATCCATCTAATGGAAAATTTGACTTTATCATTTCTTCGTTTGCAAAAAATTGTGGTCACTCAAATTTAGAGGATAACTATAAGTGCAGTCTACACAAGCCACTAATTTCTAGTAATTTAATTAACTAGTTTGAATAAAAGTATTCGCAAATATTTCAGCATTAAATATTTGTAGGTCATCCTCTTTTTCACCTAAACCAAGTGCAATAATTGGAAGTTTATATTTTTTTGCAACAGCCAATAAAATCCCACCTTTTGCAGTGCCATCTAATTTGGTCATAACAATCCCAGTAATTGGAATTATTTTATTAAATTCTTCTACTTGATTGATTACATTTTGACCTGAAGTTGCATCTAAAACTAAAATAACATCATGAGGAGCCTCAGGATCAATTTTTTTTGTAACATTTGCAATTTTTTTATACTCTTCCATCAAATTTTTTTTGTTTTGTAATCTTCCAGCAGTATCAATTAAGACTTGGTCAAAATTATTTTTTAAAGCCTCATCAATTGCTTTGTAGGCAACAGAAGCTGGATCAGAACCTTGAGAAGATTTTGTAATATTAACATCAATTTTTTTTGCCCACATTTCTAATTGTTCAATTGCTGCTGCCCTAAATGTATCTGAGGCAGCAAGCATAATTTTGTTACCATTTGATTTTAAAATTTTACTTATTTTTCCAATAGTTGTTGTTTTGCCAACCCCATTAACACCAGAAACCAAAGTTGCATTCAATTTTTCTTTTTTATTAAAAAAATTTTCATTTTCTAATGGTTTCATTAATGTCACAATATATTCTTTAAGTATTAAATTTATTTCATCTTTTAAATCTTTGCTGGGGTTAATTTTTTTTTCAGAAATTATAGATTTTATTTCTGCTGAAGCTGCAACACCTACATCTGACTGAATTAAAAAATCTTCAATATCATTTAGACTTTTGTCATCTAGTTCTTTTTTGACAATTATTTCTTTTAGACCACTTGTAAAAGCAGCTGCACTTTTTTGAAAACCAGTTTTAAATTTATCAAATATTCCCATTACAACTTAATATCTATTTTTTTTATATCAGAGACAGGGCCTTTCATTTTGATAAAATTATTTTGATCTATTGAAATAGATAAATTTCCTGTTTTAAACACTATATCAACTTGGTTAGATGAAAGGTTATGTATCAATCCTGCAAACGCAGTAGCACAAGCAGCCGTTCCACAGGCCTTAGTTAATCCAGCTCCACGCTCCCATACTTTAACTTTTATTGATTGTTTATTCATTACCTGTGCAATAGTTACATTGCATCTTTCAGGAAATAATTCATGCTTTTCTATAATTGGCCCAATTTTTTCAATATTAAAATTTTCTAAATTATTTACAAAAAAAACTACATGTGGATTGCCAACACTGATTGCTGTTCCACCGATATGTGATTTGTTATCATTATCAAGAATCTCTATTTGTAAATTTTTTGTATTTACATTTTTTGAAAGTGGTATTTCATTCCAGTTAGTTTTTCCAAATCCAATACCAGTTTCAACTAGATTTTTTCCTAGTATATCTGATTTAAGTTCTCCAGTAGATGTAACTAAAGAAATATTATTTTTACCATTTTCTTTTGATAAAAGATCAGCAACACATCTTGTGCCATTTCCACATGCACCAGATACACTTCCATCTGAATTAAAAAAATCTATTTTTGCATCAGACTTGTCATGATTATTTATAATTATGAGCTGATCACAACCTATGAATTTTCTGTCACAAATTTTTAAAATTTGCCCTTTGTTTAGATTAATTGGATTTGATCTATTATCTATGATTACAAAATCATTACCTAAACCATCCATTTTGTACGCACTAAATTCCATATTTAGTTATTTAACTTATTTATTGACTTTTTGTAGCTCTATTATAGTTTGCAGCAGTTTCCGCAAAAACATTAAATTTGCGGTGTCTTTGGAAACAAAGAGATCGACACTAGTCAGCGAGGGTTCGCCCACTAGTGCGATTACTGCTGTGTGTAATAAATATGTTTGAAAATTTAACAAATAAATTTGAAGAAATATTTTCTTCTTTAAAAAAGGCTCCATCTCTTGATGAAAAGCAAGTTGATGAAGGTTTAAGAGGAATTAGACAAGCTTTATTAGAAGCAGATGTTTCGCTTGATGTAGCCAAAGCATTTATTGAGAAAGTAAAACCAAAAGCCTTAGGTCAAGAAATCATAAGATCTACTTCACCTGGTGATATGGTTGTTAAAATTGTTTATGATGAGCTTGTAAGCTTACTAGGCGATAGTAATGCAGATATAAATTTAAATGCAGTTCCGCCAGTTCCAATGATGCTTGTTGGACTTCAAGGGTCTGGAAAAACCACAACTACAGCAAAATTAGCTAAATTTTTAGAGTCTAATAAAAAGAAAAAAGTGATGATGGTAAGTTTGGACATTTATAGACCAGCAGCACAAGAACAATTAAGATCTTTAGGTGAACAAAATAATATTTTAACACTACCCATCATAGAGGGCCAACAGCCTGCAGATATTTGTCAAAGAGCTATCAGTGCCGCAAGCCTTAATGGAGCAGATGTAATTCTATTTGATACTGCTGGAAGAACTCAAATTGACTTACAAATGATGAGCGAAATTAAACAAATTGAAAATATAATTAATCCTGCTGAAACAATTCTAGTCGCTGACTCACTAACAGGTCAAGTCGCAGCCTCAGTTGCAAAAGAATTTAAAAGTACAGTCAACCTATCAGGAATTATCCTAACTAGAGCAGACGGTGATGCAAGAGGTGGTGCTGCGGTAAGTATGAAATATATATCTGAAGTACCAATAAAGTTTTTAGGAATTGGTGAAAAAATCGATAATTTTGAGGCGTTCCATCCAGAAAGGATTGCTAACAGAATTCTTGGAATGGGAGATATTGTTTCTCTTGTAGAAAAAGCCGCTCAAGACTTAGGAGAAGAGAAAATTAAACAAGCAGAGGAAAACCTTAAAAAAGGTCAATTCTCTATGGAAGATTATTTAACTCAATTAAGACAAATGAAAAAAATGGGAGGCATTGAGGGAATAATGTCTTTTATGCCTGGTGTATCAAAAATAAAATCTCAAATGGATTCAGCTGGAATTGATGAAAGCATCATTACAAAAAATGAAGCTATAATTTTATCAATGACAAAAAAAGAAAGAGAGAACCCAAAGATAATTGATGGTTCGAGAAAAAAAAGAATTGCTAATGGCTCTGGCACAGATCCAGCCACTATCAATAAATTGTTAAAGCAATTTAAAATGATGTCTGAAATGATGAAAAAGATGTCTAAAGGAAATCTGAAAGGTATGTCTGACAAAGGAATACCACCAGAGCTATTTAATCAATTAAAATAAGGAGAGACAATGTTAAAACTAAGACTATCAAGAGGAGGAACTAAAAAAAGACCAGTCTATAAAGTGGTTGTTGCAGATAGTAGATTTGCAAGAGATGGAAGATTTATTGAAAAGGTTGGTTTTTTTAATCCTTTATTACCTAAAGAAAAAAAAGAAAGAGTTGGACTTGAGGCTGAAAGAATTAAGTATTGGTTAGGCCAAGGTGCACAACCCACAACAAGAGTTGCAAGAATTTTAGGTGAAAATGATTTAATGCCTATGCCTGCTAATGGAAATAATCCTAAAAAAGCTGTTCCAAAAAAAGATAGAAAAAAAGAAGGTGAAGAAGCAGCACCAGCAGCAGAAGCTCCAAAAGAAGAAGCTCCTAAAGCAGAGGCAGCACCAGCAGTAGAAGCTCCAAAAGAAGAAGCTCCTAAAGCAGAGGCAGCGCCAGCAGCAGAAGCTCCAAAAGAAGAAGCTCCTAAAGCAGAGGCAGCACCAGCAGCAGAAGCTCCAAAAGAAGAGGGAAAATAGTTTTATAATTTGTTATGTGGCAATCTCAAATTTTTACACTTTATCCTGAATTTTTTCCGGGTCCTTTAAATAAAGGTTTGTATGGCAAGGCTCTAGAAAAAAAAATATGGAGTATAAAAGTTAATAACATTCGAGATGCTGCAAACGATAAACATAAAACTGTAGATGATACTCCCTACGGAGGCGGTTCTGGCATGGTCTTAAAACCAGATGTTTTGGCAAACTCTTTAGATTTAAATAAAGTAGAAGGTGAAAGGATTTTTTATTTGTCTCCAAGAGGAAGAAAATTTGATCAAGCTTTTGCACAAGAATTATCTAAAGAAAAGTCAATAGCATTAATTTGTGGTCATTTTGAAGGTGTAGATGAAAGAATATTATCTACTAGAAATATAGAAGAGATAAGTATTGGAGATTATGTATTATCTGGAGGTGAAACAGCTGCATTTGTTGTGTTGGAGAGTATTCTAAGGTTGTTGCCTGGAGTATTAGGGAATGAAAAATCTGTTGATGATGAAAGCTTTCAAAATGGATTATTGGAATATCCTCAATACACAAAACCTCAAATTTGGGAGGAAAAATCAGTGCCAGACGTGCTTTTATCGGGTGATCACAACAAAATTAAAGACTGGCGTTTATCACAATCTGAGGCTATAACACGCGTCCGAAGACCAGATTTATGGCAAAAATATAAGAACAATTAATTGATAAATATTAAAATGAAAACAATTGAAGAGATAAATAAACATAACGTAACAAAGATTTTATCTGAAAAGAAAATCCCACAATTTTACCCAGGTGATGTTGTTAAGGTTGGAGTAAGAATTACAGAGGGAAAAAAAGAGAGAATTCAGTACTTCGAAGGAGTTTGTATTGCAAAAAAAAATAGAGATATAAATTCTTCTTTTACTGTAAGAAAAATTTCATTTGGTGAAGGTGTTGAGAGAACATTCCCGTTATATGGTCCAGTAATTGACTCAATTAAAGTTATAAGATCTGGAAAAGTAAGAAGAGCTAAACTTTACTATTTAAGAGACAGAACTGGTAAATCAGCAAGAATTGCAGAGAAAATTAGAAAAAAAATTGGAATTGATGTTGATGTGAAACCAGAAACGGTAACAGAGGAAAATGTTGCTCCAGCAGCAGAAGCTCCTAAAGCAGAGGCAGCACCAGCAGCAGAAGCCCCAAAAGAGGAAGCTGTTAAAAACGAGCAAGCTAAAGAAAGTACTCCAGAAAAAAAATAATTTTTTTTTCAATGCCTACAACTCTTTACGATAAAATTTGGAACGATCATCTAGTTGATCAACAAGATGATGGCACTTCGTTATTATTTGTTGATAGACATTTAGTTCATGAAGTAACTAGTCCTCAAGCATTTGAAGGTTTAAGAAATTCTAAAAGAAAAGTAAGACATCCAGAATTAACATTAGCTGTAGCTGATCATAATGTACCAACAACAGATCGTTCAAAAGGAATTGAAGACGAAGAATCAAAAATTCAAGTAGATACGCTAGAGGCGAATTGTAAGGAATTTGGAGTCCAACTATTTGGTATGGATGATAAAAGACAGGGTATTGTACATATAATAGGTCCTGAGCAAGGTTTTACTCAACCTGGCACAGTAATAGTTTGTGGAGATAGTCATACAGCAACACATGGTGCCTTTGGCTCGCTTGCATTTGGAATTGGAACATCAGAAGTAGAGCACGTTCTTGCCACTCAAACACTAGTTCAAAAAAAAGCAAAAAATTTTAGAATTAATGTGAATG from the Candidatus Pelagibacter sp. HIMB1321 genome contains:
- the ftsY gene encoding signal recognition particle-docking protein FtsY, which codes for MGIFDKFKTGFQKSAAAFTSGLKEIIVKKELDDKSLNDIEDFLIQSDVGVAASAEIKSIISEKKINPSKDLKDEINLILKEYIVTLMKPLENENFFNKKEKLNATLVSGVNGVGKTTTIGKISKILKSNGNKIMLAASDTFRAAAIEQLEMWAKKIDVNITKSSQGSDPASVAYKAIDEALKNNFDQVLIDTAGRLQNKKNLMEEYKKIANVTKKIDPEAPHDVILVLDATSGQNVINQVEEFNKIIPITGIVMTKLDGTAKGGILLAVAKKYKLPIIALGLGEKEDDLQIFNAEIFANTFIQTS
- a CDS encoding alpha/beta hydrolase gives rise to the protein MIKKLKKNILQLLIAIALVYLAVVISIYFYQRKLLYHPNENNYFGDKLAVDVENVKIQTSDGLSLNGWFHEKDLQNLKTLVFFHGNAGTLDNRIYKLNHFKDIDINFLIIAWRGFSGNEGKPTEEGLYIDARSAVNWIINKGVKEENIILYGESLGTGIATEIAQNKKYGGLILETPFTSMVAAAKNFYPYLPVSILLKDRYENDKKIENINMPIMVLHGKKDTIVPFAMGQKIFEISKEPKYSYFTEYDNHMMEYDEQLITALKRFFTSLN
- the trmD gene encoding tRNA (guanosine(37)-N1)-methyltransferase TrmD, translating into MWQSQIFTLYPEFFPGPLNKGLYGKALEKKIWSIKVNNIRDAANDKHKTVDDTPYGGGSGMVLKPDVLANSLDLNKVEGERIFYLSPRGRKFDQAFAQELSKEKSIALICGHFEGVDERILSTRNIEEISIGDYVLSGGETAAFVVLESILRLLPGVLGNEKSVDDESFQNGLLEYPQYTKPQIWEEKSVPDVLLSGDHNKIKDWRLSQSEAITRVRRPDLWQKYKNN
- the dapF gene encoding diaminopimelate epimerase translates to MDGLGNDFVIIDNRSNPINLNKGQILKICDRKFIGCDQLIIINNHDKSDAKIDFFNSDGSVSGACGNGTRCVADLLSKENGKNNISLVTSTGELKSDILGKNLVETGIGFGKTNWNEIPLSKNVNTKNLQIEILDNDNKSHIGGTAISVGNPHVVFFVNNLENFNIEKIGPIIEKHELFPERCNVTIAQVMNKQSIKVKVWERGAGLTKACGTAACATAFAGLIHNLSSNQVDIVFKTGNLSISIDQNNFIKMKGPVSDIKKIDIKL
- the ffh gene encoding signal recognition particle protein encodes the protein MFENLTNKFEEIFSSLKKAPSLDEKQVDEGLRGIRQALLEADVSLDVAKAFIEKVKPKALGQEIIRSTSPGDMVVKIVYDELVSLLGDSNADINLNAVPPVPMMLVGLQGSGKTTTTAKLAKFLESNKKKKVMMVSLDIYRPAAQEQLRSLGEQNNILTLPIIEGQQPADICQRAISAASLNGADVILFDTAGRTQIDLQMMSEIKQIENIINPAETILVADSLTGQVAASVAKEFKSTVNLSGIILTRADGDARGGAAVSMKYISEVPIKFLGIGEKIDNFEAFHPERIANRILGMGDIVSLVEKAAQDLGEEKIKQAEENLKKGQFSMEDYLTQLRQMKKMGGIEGIMSFMPGVSKIKSQMDSAGIDESIITKNEAIILSMTKKERENPKIIDGSRKKRIANGSGTDPATINKLLKQFKMMSEMMKKMSKGNLKGMSDKGIPPELFNQLK
- the rpsP gene encoding 30S ribosomal protein S16 codes for the protein MLKLRLSRGGTKKRPVYKVVVADSRFARDGRFIEKVGFFNPLLPKEKKERVGLEAERIKYWLGQGAQPTTRVARILGENDLMPMPANGNNPKKAVPKKDRKKEGEEAAPAAEAPKEEAPKAEAAPAVEAPKEEAPKAEAAPAAEAPKEEAPKAEAAPAAEAPKEEGK
- the rplS gene encoding 50S ribosomal protein L19, whose product is MKTIEEINKHNVTKILSEKKIPQFYPGDVVKVGVRITEGKKERIQYFEGVCIAKKNRDINSSFTVRKISFGEGVERTFPLYGPVIDSIKVIRSGKVRRAKLYYLRDRTGKSARIAEKIRKKIGIDVDVKPETVTEENVAPAAEAPKAEAAPAAEAPKEEAVKNEQAKESTPEKK